In Sphingomicrobium sediminis, the genomic window GAGGCGACCGCCGACAATTCGTTGGTCGTCTGGCCGAGCGATTCGAGCATGAGGTCGGCCGTGGCCGACAATTCGTCGGCGGCAGCGGCCAGCGTCGAGACGGTCTCGTGCATGCGGCGGGTGAAGGCATTGCCGGTGTCGGCAAGGTAACGGGCGCGCTGCTCGCGTTCCTCGACAAGGCGGCGGTCGGCTTCAAGGGCAGCTTCGCGAGCCTCGGCGTCGCGCTTTTCGGCTTCGATCTTCTCGCGCTCCATGCGCTCGCGCTCGGTGACCGCGCCGCGGAAACCTTCGAGCGTGCGAGCGATCTCCTTGAGCTCGAGTGCGCGGGCCTCGGTCGGCAGCTGCACGTCGAAATTGCCTTTTGCGATCCGGGCCATCGCGCCGTCGAGCTGGCGCATCGGACGCGACACTTCGTTCAAGACGACCCAGATAAGGCCCATCACCGCCAGCACCGCCAGGAACAGCAACAGCGACTGGATCCCGATCGACCAGGCCGACCGGCTGAGGCGCTGATTGACCCAGGCGGCGGTCAGGCCTTGCGCCGCATCGGAAATACCGAGCAGCGCGTCGATCGCGTCGGTCGAGCTGTCGAACCAGACGTAGGCGCTCACCGGATAAGGCGTGCCGGCATCGCTGGCGCCGTATACCTCGCCGCGCAGATTGTTATAGTCGACGAAGAAGCTCTGCCGCGCCGCGCCCATGGCGGCGTTGATCGCCCGATCGTTGGAGCGGCTGCCATTGATGGCACGCACCGAATCCCATGCGTTGAGCACCCGACCGCGATTTTCGATGATCAGCGAGCGCGTCGTCGGGTCGATCTGCTGACCCGCGGCAATCGCGCCGCCGACCAGCGCGCGTTCGCGACCCGCATACTCCCCCATCTCCCAGGCAAAATGCTTGAGCAGGTTTAGGCTGGCCATGTCGTCATCGGCATTGACCTGGGCCGCCGAGGTGAAGCGCATTTCCTGCGCGGCCATGATGCGGCGCGTGGCGGCACCTAGAAATTCGTTGGCGATCCCGGCGCGGCGTTCGGCGGCCGGAAGGCGGATCGCGCTCGAGGCCTCGCGGACCATGTCTTCATGTTCGGCAAGCGTCGTGCTGTACGTGTCGAACAAGGCGCGCTCGGTCGGCGTGTCGGGCGAGAAATGGTCGAGTGCGCGCTCCATCGCGGCATCGCCGGTGCGGCGCGCCTCGAGAATGCGATCGATCGTCTCGCTGGATGCCGGATTGGGGTCGCGCAGCGCGACATAAGTGAGGCCGCGCGATACCGCCCAGTGCTCGCCCGCCTCGATCACGTCCTGCGTGAAGCGTCCGGCCTCGCGCAGTTCGACGGCGTCGCTGCGATCGTTTAGCGAGCCTTTGAAACTCGACGCGGCAAGGCCAACGATGATCGCGGCCATAATCACGATGGTGATGACGATGGCACGCGTCAGCGAGAATT contains:
- a CDS encoding methyl-accepting chemotaxis protein codes for the protein MTNPFKLAFSQAHLTISRVSRGQFSLTRAIVITIVIMAAIIVGLAASSFKGSLNDRSDAVELREAGRFTQDVIEAGEHWAVSRGLTYVALRDPNPASSETIDRILEARRTGDAAMERALDHFSPDTPTERALFDTYSTTLAEHEDMVREASSAIRLPAAERRAGIANEFLGAATRRIMAAQEMRFTSAAQVNADDDMASLNLLKHFAWEMGEYAGRERALVGGAIAAGQQIDPTTRSLIIENRGRVLNAWDSVRAINGSRSNDRAINAAMGAARQSFFVDYNNLRGEVYGASDAGTPYPVSAYVWFDSSTDAIDALLGISDAAQGLTAAWVNQRLSRSAWSIGIQSLLLFLAVLAVMGLIWVVLNEVSRPMRQLDGAMARIAKGNFDVQLPTEARALELKEIARTLEGFRGAVTERERMEREKIEAEKRDAEAREAALEADRRLVEEREQRARYLADTGNAFTRRMHETVSTLAAAADELSATADLMLESLGQTTNELSAVASETASASTHVREAAAAADQIRIAIADIATQVEEQRGSATDAADRSTQTASEVRKLSGATKDVGNMVGMIDDVAKKTGLLALNATIEAARAGEAGRGFAVVAGEVKDLSEQTAKATASAGKTVGQMDDAINRSVSGFGDVDAAIQRISQAAVAIASTVRQQTEATRQLSHGVEGAAGIADDVAVRAKRVDEGATSVLAAATQVKSSSGELAKLADAVRGDVERFLNDLQAA